The following are from one region of the Cyanobium gracile PCC 6307 genome:
- a CDS encoding DUF427 domain-containing protein: MAEAVAAYPRPPALLPCNRHVRVEALGRVLCDTHRSLRVLETYHPPVFYLCPEDLDLTLLEPAAGSSFCEWKGVARYFDLVAPDDAGGERRLRRALWSYPSPTPAFEPLAGWLACYPALMDGCWVDGERVIPQPGGFYGGWITSDVEGPFKGDPAHPGLI, translated from the coding sequence ATGGCCGAAGCCGTCGCCGCCTACCCCCGCCCGCCGGCGCTGCTGCCCTGCAACCGACACGTGCGGGTGGAGGCCCTGGGTCGGGTGCTATGCGACACCCACCGCAGCCTGCGGGTGCTGGAGACGTACCACCCGCCGGTGTTCTACCTCTGCCCGGAGGATCTGGATCTCACCCTGCTGGAGCCCGCCGCCGGCTCCAGCTTCTGTGAGTGGAAGGGGGTGGCCCGTTACTTCGATCTGGTGGCCCCCGACGATGCGGGGGGAGAGCGCCGCCTTCGGCGGGCCCTCTGGTCGTACCCCTCGCCCACCCCGGCCTTCGAGCCCCTGGCCGGCTGGCTGGCCTGCTACCCGGCCCTGATGGACGGCTGCTGGGTGGACGGGGAGCGGGTGATCCCCCAGCCCGGCGGCTTCTACGGCGGCTGGATCACCTCCGACGTGGAGGGACCCTTCAAGGGCGATCCGGCCCACCCTGGGCTGATCTGA
- a CDS encoding Nif11-like leader peptide family RiPP precursor — protein sequence MSLDQLDAFLAHARADAALADRLHDPADPPDLEAFLALARGAGFAVDEADVIAAQQRAEADLTDEELQARAGAEARRLRHFIPG from the coding sequence ATGAGCCTCGACCAGCTGGATGCCTTCCTGGCCCACGCCCGCGCCGATGCCGCCCTCGCCGACCGCCTCCACGATCCGGCTGATCCCCCCGACCTTGAGGCCTTTCTGGCCCTGGCCCGCGGCGCCGGTTTTGCCGTGGACGAGGCGGATGTGATCGCCGCCCAGCAGCGGGCCGAGGCCGACCTCACCGACGAGGAGCTGCAGGCCCGGGCCGGAGCCGAGGCGCGCCGCCTGCGGCATTTCATTCCCGGCTGA